AACAACACCGGTCTCGATGGCGCCACCAACGCGGCTGAGGACGATCTGACGGTTCTCGACTTCAGCGCCTGCACGGCGGGAACGCCGGGCAACTGCACGACCGCGAATTTCGTGACAACGACGCTTGCGATTCAGGACGGCGGCGCCGTGGCAGTCAACGGGATTGCGGGGCTCACCTTCCTGCCCGGCAGCGACACGGAAGCCCTCGCAGTCGAGCCGCTCAGCGGCGACGGAACCGGCGGACGCCTGCACCTGCTCACCATCGACTGGGCCACGCCGGCAGTCACGGTCGACGCCACGCTCAACCTGGGCGTCGCGCTAAAGGCCGCACTCGCCGTCACCGTCGATGGCAGTGAGGCCTTCGTCCTCTCCAACGGTAGTCAGGCGATCTTCCGCGTCGAGATCGACACCATGGCGCCCAGCCTGACCCCGGTGGCAGGTCCTGCCGGCACGCTCGCGCCCAATCCCGGCACCGCAAGCTTCAAAGCCTCTTTCGCGCCGCTGCCTTGAGCCGGCACCATCGCGCGGGCTAGCCTGAGCGCCATGCGCATCGGCATCAACGCACTCTATCTGCGTCCCGGCGAAGTGGGCGGCACTGAACGCTACCTGCGTGAGCTGCTGCCCGCCCTTGTCGCCGAGGAACCCGAGAACGAGTGGGTCCTCTATCTCTCGGGCAAGGCGAAGGGGAGCTTTCCCGATCGACCCGAGCAGGTGCGCGTTGTCTACACGCCTGCCTTTACCGCCGAGCGCTCGGTGCGCAGCACGACCGAACAGACCTGGCTTCCGCTGCGCCTTGAGCGCGACCGCGTGGACCTGGTGTGGCACCCGGGTGCGACCGTGTGCGTGCCCTCACTACTGCCGCAGGTCACGACCATTCACGACTGCCAGTCGAAGTATTTCCCGGAATATTTCGGGCGCGTCGAGCGCAAGGCCATCGAATTCTACGTGCGCGCCGCGGTGCGCATCTGCGCAAAACTGCTCGCGCCATCGAAGTCGGTGCGGCGCGACCTGGTTGAGCACTACGGCGCCCTCTCCACCCGCGTCGCGGTGACGCCCGAGGGGGTTTCCAAAGAGTTCCACCCGGGCGACCTCACCGAGGCCGAGCGCCGCAACTTCGGCGAGCTTCAGCCCGGCGAGTATCTGTTGTGCGTGGCGTCCAGCCTGCCCCACAAAAACCTGCCACTGCTCTTTCGCGCCTACGCCCAGGCGGCCGCGGTCCGCCCCGATCTGCCGGTGCTGGCATGGAGCGGTTCAGGGAGTACCAGGGCGGTTCGCAAGATCGCCAAAGAGGTGGGCATCGAAAGTCGTCTCAAGATACTCGGCTGGACCCCGCCGCAACTGGTCCCCGCCCTTTACCGGGGCGCCCGGGCCGTGGTGCTCACCAGCGCCTTTGAGGGCTTCGGGCTGGCGGCGCTGGAGGCGCTTGCCAGCGGGGCGGCCCTGCTGACCACCCCCACTGAACCGGTCGTGGAGGTCCTGGACGGGGCGGCCCTGGTGACCGGAGGCTTCCAGCAGGACGAGCTGAGCAATGCCATCGCCCGAATCGCCTTTGACCGGAATCTGCGCAAGGAGCTGCGCACGAAGGGGCCTGAGCGCGCGTCGCTCTATACCTGGGCCGAGTGCGCGCGCCTCACGCTTGCCGCCATGCGGCAGGCCGCCTAAGACTACTGCCGCCGGCCCTCCACCGGGGCCGTCACCAACGCGAAGGAGCGGCAACCATGAAGGTTTGCATCGATACGAGCGCCCTGGCGCTCTCCGGCGCCGGCGTGCGCCGCGTGCTGGCCGAGACGGCGCAGGCCATGAGCGCCGAAGCCACCGATGACGGGATCGACGTTTCCTTCTTCCCCTTCTCGCCGCGCAGCTATTCGGGCGGCGGCCACCGAAGCGGCATGGGCCCCGTGCGCGAGATCGTGCGGCCGGGGATCGAAAAGAGCCTGGATGCCTGGACGCGCCTTCGCTATCCGGGCGTCGACCGCTTGCTCGGCGGCGCCGACCTCTACCAGATTTCAGAGTTCCTGCCCTACCCGGTTCGTCACGTGCGCCAGATTGCCGTGGTGCATGACCTCGTTGCCGTGCGCCATCCCGAGTGGTGCGCGCCGAGCAGCATTTCCTGGCAGCGGCGACGCATCGAATACATTGCAGAGCACGCGCTCCATGTGATCTGCCCGTCGGAGCCGGTGAAGGAATCCTGGCTGGCCTTCTCGGGCTGGCGCGAGCAGCGCGCCACCGTTGTTCCCTGGGGCGTGGACGGATCGTTCCGCGAGCGCGGCGTCGGAGAGATCGAGCATGTGCGCGACCGCCTGCGCATCCGCAAGCCCTACGTGCTGCACGTGGGCACCATCGAGCCGCGCAAGAATCTGGCCTTCGTGCTTCACGCCTTCGAGCGCGCAACCAAGCACTTCTCGCGTGAAATGGACCTCGTATTTGCCGGCCCCAAGGGCTGGCGTACCGGGCAGCTCGAACAGGCTCTACAGTTCACGAACATCCGCGACCGCGTGCGCCTGCTGGGCGCCGTGGCGGAGGAATACCTCCCCGCGCTCATGTCGGGCGCTTCCTGCGTGGTGCTCGCCTCGCGTGAGGAAGGCTTCGGCCTGCCGGCACTCGAAGCGCTCGCCTGTGGCACGCCCGTGGTGACGACCCAGGCCATGGCGCTTCCCCAGGCGCTTCGCCCCTTCTGCGTGCGCATCGGCGGGGTCGATGAAGAAGAACTGGCCGACATCATGGTCGAGATCGTCGACGATGAAGACGCCGCGCAGCAGGCACGCACCGAGGCCGCGCCGCTGGCACGTGCGCGCACCTGGAGCCACGTGGCCGCCGACATGCGCAAGGTTTACCTGCAGTTCCGCTAGGGTTAAGGACGCACATCAATATGAAAGCACTTGTCACCGGCGCCAGCGGTTTCCTGGGATCGAACGTCGCCCGCGTCCTTCGCGCCAGCGGCCGCGAGGTGCGCGTGCTCATGCGTCCCACCGCCGACCGCCGCGCCATCGAGGACTGCGAGGTCGAGTTCGCCGAGGGCGACATCACCGACGCCGAGAGCTGCAACAGGGCCGCGCAGGACTGCGACGAGGTCTACCACGTCGCGGCGATGTACAAGCTCTTCACCCGCGACAAGAAATCCATGTACGCGGCCAACGTCGACGGCACGCGCAACGTGATCGAAGCCGCCGAGAAGGCCGGTGCCAAACGCATCGTCTACACTTCCACCGTGGGCGCTATCGGCAACATCGGCGACGGCACGTCCGGCGACGAGACCAGCCCCGTGGGCGAAGGCGACATGGTTGGGCCCTACAAGCACTCGAAGTTTCTGGGAGAGCGCGAGGCCGAGCGCCTGCAGAGAGAGCGCGACCTGCCGCTCGTCATCGTCAACCCCTCCACACCCATCGGCCCCTATGACGTCAAGCCCACGCCGACCGGCCGCATCGTGCTGGATTTCCTCAAGGGCGACATGCCCGCGTATCTCGACACCGGCCTCAACGTCATCGACGTCGAGGACTGCGCGCGCGGCCACCTGCTGGCCGCCGAGAAGGGCAAACCCGGTGAGAAATACATCCTGGGCGGGGAAAACCTGACCCTCGAAGAAATTCTGGGGCTGCTGGCCGACATCACCGGCAAGCCCGCGCCGAAGATCAAGCTGCCCTACTATCCCATTCTGGCCATGGCCTACATCGCCGAGGGTTTTGCCCGCCTGACCGGCTTTCCCGAAGAGCCGCGCCTCAACATCGCCGCCGTTAAGATGGCGAAGAAGAAAATGTACTTTTCATCCGACAAGGCCCGGCGCGAGCTCGGCCTGCAAACGCGGCCCGCGCGCGAGGCGCTCGAGCGTGCCGTGAACTGGTTTACCGAGCACCACTATGTTGATTGAAATCTTCAATGGCGTAATCAACCGCCCCTACGTCTTTATCTTCCTGGCGACCTTCGCGTTCATCGGGATCACGCATCTGGGGCTCTATCGCTGGCTGCTGTTTCTGGTGGTGGGCACGCTGGTCGCCTTCGTGTGCGAGGCCAGCTCCATCCGCAACGGTTTTCCCTTCGGGATCTACACCTATCACCCTGAATCTTTCGAGGGGGAGCTCTCCATCCTGGGCGTGCCCTATTGGGATTGCCTGAGCTTTTCTTTCCTGACGTATTTTTCCTACACCATTGCGCTTGTGCTCTATTCGCCGCTCTACAAGACCCGCGGTGACCTGCAGGTGCTCGATACCAAGGAAATCCGGCGCTCGCCGCGGGTGCTGATTACGGCGGCCCTGTTCATGATGATGATCGACACCGTCACCGACCCGGTTTCCCATCAGGGGAGCAAGTGGTTTCTTGGCGATCTCTACCACTACCCCAGCCCCGGCGCGCACTTCGACGTGCCCATGGCCAACTACCTGGGCTGGTATTTCGTGGGGATCACAACGCTTGTCATCTACACGACCCTGGAGCTGGTGTTTCTTGAATCGGCCGATGGCTCGGAAAAAGGCACGCGCTGGCTGCCCTTCCACGGAATTCTGGGGAGCCTCGTCTACCTGGGCGTCTACGGCTTCATGTTCGGCGTGAGCATCTACATCGAGGACTACCAGTTGGCCATCGCGAGCACCTTTATCTACGTGCTGCCCGTTGCCATGATGGTCGCGCTGCTGCTGCGCCCGGGCAGCCAGGCCACCCCGGCGGAGATCGCCGCCTATCTCGACGATTTCCCGAACTCCCCGGTGGCGCGCCGGTATTTCAGGGACGGCCCCTACAGCGGCCCCGCCGCGCCGCGCAAGACCGAAGTCAGCTAGCCTCACTCGCAGTGGCGGGAGAGTGGGCCTCCGGCTACACTTTCCCCCATGCACAATCTCCGCCCGGTCAACGCGCTTCGTGTTCTGCTGTGCCTTTGTCTGCTTGCCGCTTCCTGGGCGGTGAGTTCCTGCGACAACAAATCCCAGCCCGCGCCCGAAACGGCTGAAACGCCGCTGCCGCCCGAGCCGCCAACCTTTCTGACGCTGGTCTTCAGCGGCAACATCAAGGGAATCATCGACCCCTGCGGCTGCGTGAAGAAACAACTGGGCGGACTGGCCCGCCGGGCGAGCGTGATCGAAGGACTGCGCGAGAAATCCGACAACGTCGTCTACGTCGACTACGGCAACTGGCTCTTTCCCATGGGCCCCGTGCCGGAGGTCGAACGCGAGCAACGCATCGAAAAAGCGCGCCTGCAGATCGAGGCGGCCAACCAGATGAAACTGGCAGCCTTCACCCCCGGCCCCTCGGACTTTGCAGCAGGAACCGGGACACTCAAGGAGCTTCTCAAAAAAGCAGCCTTCCACGCGGTGAGCGCAAATTTGGTCGATCCCGCCTCACGCGAGCTGCTCTTTCCCGCCTACGCCATTGTTGAGGTCGGCGGCCTTCGCCTTGGTATCACGGGCGTGAGCGAACCGGTCTCGACCATTCCGCAGCTCGCAGGCGAGGCCGAAGCACTCCCTCCGGTGGAGGCGCTCCGCGGCGTCCTTGCGGAGCTGCGCCCCAGGGTCCACCGCATCCTGGTGCTCGCCCGCCCGGGCGGCGAGGCGCGCTTTGAAATCAGCGCGCTGGAGGGAGTCGACTTCGTGATTGGCGCGCCGGGCGACGTCCCAGTCGGCGAGGCGCAGGCGGCAAACCTCGCACTCGTGGCATCGGTCTCCGACCGCGGCCAGCGCGTGGGAAGCGTGAGCGTGCAGCTCCAGCCCGGGCGCAAGGGTTACTACCGCGGCGAGCGAATG
The sequence above is a segment of the Chrysiogenia bacterium genome. Coding sequences within it:
- a CDS encoding glycosyltransferase family 4 protein, whose translation is MRIGINALYLRPGEVGGTERYLRELLPALVAEEPENEWVLYLSGKAKGSFPDRPEQVRVVYTPAFTAERSVRSTTEQTWLPLRLERDRVDLVWHPGATVCVPSLLPQVTTIHDCQSKYFPEYFGRVERKAIEFYVRAAVRICAKLLAPSKSVRRDLVEHYGALSTRVAVTPEGVSKEFHPGDLTEAERRNFGELQPGEYLLCVASSLPHKNLPLLFRAYAQAAAVRPDLPVLAWSGSGSTRAVRKIAKEVGIESRLKILGWTPPQLVPALYRGARAVVLTSAFEGFGLAALEALASGAALLTTPTEPVVEVLDGAALVTGGFQQDELSNAIARIAFDRNLRKELRTKGPERASLYTWAECARLTLAAMRQAA
- a CDS encoding glycosyltransferase family 4 protein → MKVCIDTSALALSGAGVRRVLAETAQAMSAEATDDGIDVSFFPFSPRSYSGGGHRSGMGPVREIVRPGIEKSLDAWTRLRYPGVDRLLGGADLYQISEFLPYPVRHVRQIAVVHDLVAVRHPEWCAPSSISWQRRRIEYIAEHALHVICPSEPVKESWLAFSGWREQRATVVPWGVDGSFRERGVGEIEHVRDRLRIRKPYVLHVGTIEPRKNLAFVLHAFERATKHFSREMDLVFAGPKGWRTGQLEQALQFTNIRDRVRLLGAVAEEYLPALMSGASCVVLASREEGFGLPALEALACGTPVVTTQAMALPQALRPFCVRIGGVDEEELADIMVEIVDDEDAAQQARTEAAPLARARTWSHVAADMRKVYLQFR
- a CDS encoding NAD-dependent epimerase/dehydratase family protein translates to MKALVTGASGFLGSNVARVLRASGREVRVLMRPTADRRAIEDCEVEFAEGDITDAESCNRAAQDCDEVYHVAAMYKLFTRDKKSMYAANVDGTRNVIEAAEKAGAKRIVYTSTVGAIGNIGDGTSGDETSPVGEGDMVGPYKHSKFLGEREAERLQRERDLPLVIVNPSTPIGPYDVKPTPTGRIVLDFLKGDMPAYLDTGLNVIDVEDCARGHLLAAEKGKPGEKYILGGENLTLEEILGLLADITGKPAPKIKLPYYPILAMAYIAEGFARLTGFPEEPRLNIAAVKMAKKKMYFSSDKARRELGLQTRPAREALERAVNWFTEHHYVD
- a CDS encoding carotenoid biosynthesis protein produces the protein MLIEIFNGVINRPYVFIFLATFAFIGITHLGLYRWLLFLVVGTLVAFVCEASSIRNGFPFGIYTYHPESFEGELSILGVPYWDCLSFSFLTYFSYTIALVLYSPLYKTRGDLQVLDTKEIRRSPRVLITAALFMMMIDTVTDPVSHQGSKWFLGDLYHYPSPGAHFDVPMANYLGWYFVGITTLVIYTTLELVFLESADGSEKGTRWLPFHGILGSLVYLGVYGFMFGVSIYIEDYQLAIASTFIYVLPVAMMVALLLRPGSQATPAEIAAYLDDFPNSPVARRYFRDGPYSGPAAPRKTEVS